The following proteins come from a genomic window of Galactobacillus timonensis:
- a CDS encoding Crp/Fnr family transcriptional regulator, translating to MAQSSYIAENEQLETCYQPYQSHFRKRPASMRLVRFPEGKLFLSPLNQFYIIVEGSVSIYDVSEKGQINYISVSGQGTLLGDLEFSGIASQPFFIKAAEPLVCLTFPFDENADLQEDPAFLRFVLNQVARKLSLSVSMGPLSKSLEDNVLFYLRTISPDHRIASVNQVLPQLHCSRRQLQRVLKKLCNENIIERCGRGTYILKPQAKEGDEFAQSHSTPTVFIPKRRLAKL from the coding sequence ATGGCACAAAGCAGCTACATCGCAGAGAACGAACAGCTGGAAACCTGCTACCAGCCCTATCAATCCCATTTTCGTAAGCGCCCCGCTTCCATGCGCCTGGTCCGCTTTCCGGAGGGAAAGCTGTTTCTCAGTCCCCTGAACCAGTTCTATATCATTGTTGAAGGATCCGTTTCCATCTATGACGTCTCCGAGAAGGGACAGATCAACTACATCTCTGTTTCCGGCCAGGGAACCCTGCTGGGGGATCTGGAATTCAGCGGCATCGCATCACAGCCGTTTTTCATCAAAGCCGCTGAACCCCTCGTGTGTTTGACGTTTCCATTTGATGAAAATGCTGATCTGCAGGAGGATCCCGCCTTTCTTCGGTTTGTGCTGAACCAGGTGGCCCGTAAACTGTCCCTTTCCGTATCCATGGGACCATTATCGAAGTCTTTGGAAGACAATGTTCTGTTCTATCTTCGCACGATCAGCCCCGATCATCGGATCGCTTCCGTCAATCAGGTTCTTCCGCAGCTTCATTGCAGCAGAAGGCAGCTGCAGCGCGTATTAAAAAAACTGTGTAACGAGAACATCATTGAGCGATGCGGCCGGGGCACCTATATATTGAAACCTCAGGCGAAGGAGGGTGATGAATTTGCGCAGAGCCATTCGACGCCGACTGTTTTCATACCAAAGCGTCGCCTGGCGAAGTTATGA